In Phocoena phocoena chromosome 8, mPhoPho1.1, whole genome shotgun sequence, the following are encoded in one genomic region:
- the MUC6 gene encoding mucin-6 has product MAAGQQVWAPGLPWASARHERPRTSTWSPHLLQEAFLGCSGPSNLTAPHNLLPGHTHGGRQPLTATGGEQTLSTRHVRTWSHKQPDNPWPGDTGVSGDHSLPHLSPDVSRGVGPLQVLGHTENSWTGPWGEDLLGDTTAPNVQGAVWRRGRGRLSEGRGGARGHLGAVCGTPRAADAKALRSGACRAGAKAAGGPEGAEGPTHQPSLALRLELHESRCEQELPEGRGSLHGGPSATPRQTATPVENSKHLCPDPRLTLTLTLTLALTPRIAGVSHVLLSFSQGGVGTAPASLPERAGHPEAAQEMPPQGCPIPAVPEASSSEPCGFRQPLIRGPGAQQDRSAPPTTRSPRRPAEKVVSNNELASQGPAPQGCAHADSLDRPPGRPLAIEVSPEMCAGPRRVCASPLLRGAAACPVPRGGRCPLRAMLGPQLLLLLSCGGALLSAGLDDSSLVPPGLRRLKDSPQTAPDRGWCSTWGPGHFTTFDGHTYDFSGTCNYIFAAMCKDASSTFGVQLRRGPSGNISRVIVELGASVVTVRKAVISIKDVGVVSLPYTSNRLQITPFGQSVRLVAKQLELELVVMWGPGAHLMVLVEKKHMGKMCGLCGNFDGNEANEFLSEDGQLLEPPKYAALQKLDDPNEICAYEAIPSPRVPQAENAQTCIQLLTLVSRECNVPKEPFLLSCQADMATCAQPGRHHCSCATLSEYSRQCSMAGQPVNSWRGPGLCSVGQCPANQVYRECGETCVQTCSNPRHSCSSFCTFGCFCPEGMVLDDISKNHSCVPVPQCPCMLSGVVFAPGEVTTAACQTCRCSGGRWECVEQPCPRRCALEGGSFVTTFDARPYRFHGTCTYILLQSPQLPDGGSLMAVYDKSGYSHSETSLVAVIYVSSQDKIVISQDEVITNNGDTKWLPYATRNITVFRQTSTHLQMVTTFGLELVIQLWPLFQVYITVGPQFRGQTRGLCGNFNGDTTDDFTTSVGITEGTASLFVDSWRAGNCPAARERETDPCSMSQLNKVCAETHCAVLVKKGTVFEKCHAAVDPKPFYKRCVYQACNYEETFPHICAALGDYALACASRGVLLQGWRSRVDNCSTPCTGNQTFSYDSQACDRTCLSLSDREVECHPSAVPVDGCNCPEGTYLNHKAECVREAQCPCLLDSSKFILADQSTMVNGVICYCANGRLSCPAPPQMLLATCSAPKTFQSCNQSSEDKFGAACAPTCQMLATGTPCVPTKCEPGCVCAKGLYENAGGQCVPPEECPCEFAGVSYPQGAELHTDCKSCICSRGTWTCQQSAHCPSTCTLYGEGHVVTFDGQRFVFDGNCEYILATDSCGASDSQPTFKILTENVVCGKSGVTCSRAIKIFLGGLSIMLADRNYTVSGEDPSVHFRVKASSMHLVLDATISSTYNLTLTWNKHMTVFIKIARASQGTLCGLCGNYNGNMKDDFQTRSKYLASSELEFVNSWKESPLCGDTTFTQDPCSLNTFRRSWAERKCSIINSQTFAACHGQVYHLPYYEACVRDTCGCDTGGDCECLCDAVAAYAKACVDKGVCVDWRSPDFCPIYCDFYNTHTQVGGGKYQYAQEANCTWHYQPCLCPASLRSFPGTNIEGCYNCSQNEYFDHDKGMCLPCTEGSEGPRQAETGPGGSTANRPSSCGVITHRATAHGRFTSNHLHRHHTGHIGAGHHGHSKANSHGTHRDPSHNTAHRILPRHSHTVHSSVHSANHSSPANPGNIRDLHSVARKSAHGNTLLDCHHLPHPITPTDASHQRVTICHLLGGSNLSPSHHVNRVPRYLLQPKANWHPTHIDTCPCHRNRAYTHSPTTDKDHDRYRHTHSPTTDKDHNRDGHTHSPATDKDHNRDRHTHSPDHNRDHHTHSPATDKDHNREHHTHSPATDKDHSRDRHTPSPTTDKDHNRDHHTPSPTTDKDHNRYHHTQNITTDKDHNRDRYIQNITTDKDHNRYHHTQNITTDKDHNRDHCTPSPTTDKDHNRDRCTHSPTTDKDHNRDRHTHSPATDKDNRNRHTHSPDHNRDHHTHSPATDKDHNREHHTHSPATDKDHSRDRHTPSPTTDKDHNRDHHTPSPTTDKDHNRYHHTQNITTDKDHNRDRYIQNITTDKDHNRYHHTQNITTDKDHNRDRCTPSPTTDKDHNRDRHTHSPATDRDHNRNRHTHSPDHNRDHHTHSPATDKDHNRDHHTHSPATNQDHDRDCHIHSPATDKDHNRYCHTQNITTDKDHNRDRHTHSPTTDKDHNRDRHTHSPATDKDHNRDHHTHSPTTDKDHNRDRCTPSPATDKDHKRDRRTHSPATDKDYNRDRNTPATDKDHNRDHHTHSPATDKDHNRDRDTHSPATDKDHNRDHHTHSPATDKDHNRDRHTHSPATDKDHNRDHHTQNPTTDKDHNRNCHTQNPATDKDHDREHHTHNPATDKDHNRDRHTHSPATDQDHIRDRHTHSPATDKDHNRDRRTHSPATDKDHKRDHHTQNPTTDKDHNRDRCTTSLTTDKDHNRDRRTHSPTTDKDHNRDRCTPSPATDKDHKRDRRTHSPATDKDYNRDRNTPATDKDHNRDHHTHSPATDKDHNRDRDTHSPATDKDHNRDHHTHSPATDKDHNRDRHTHSPATDKDHNRDHHTQNPTTDKDHNRNCHTQNPATDKDHDREHHTHNPATDKDHNRDRHTHSPATDQDHIRDRHTHSPATDKDHNRDRRTHSPATDKDHKRDHHTQNPTTDKDHNRDRCTTSLTTDKDHNRDRRTHSPTTDKDHNRDRCTPSPATDKDHKRDRRTHSPATDKDHNRDHHTHSPATDKDHNRDRHTHSPATDKDHNRDHHTQNPTTDKDHNRNCHTQNPATDKDHDREHHTHNPATDKDHNRDRHTHSPATDQDHIRDRHTHSPATDKDHNRDRRTHSPATDKDHKRDHHTQNPTTDKDHNRDRHTHSPATDKNHNRDRHTHSPATDKDHNRDRHTHSPATDKDHKRDHHTQNPATDKDHNRDHHTHSPATDKDHNTDLHTHSPATDQDHNWDRHTQNPATDKDHNSDRRTHSPATDKDHKRDRHTHSPTTDKDHNRDRHTQNITTDKDHNRDRRTPSPATDKDHKRDHHTHSPTTDKDHNRDRHTHSPTTDKDHNRDRHTHSPTTDKDHDRDRHTHSPATDKDHNRDRHTHSPATDKDHNTDLHTHSPATDQDHNWDHHTQNPATDKDHNRDRRTHSPATDKDHKRDRHTHSPTTDKDHNRDRHTHSPATDKDHNRDRHTHSPATDKDHKRDRHTHSPTTDKDHNRDRHTQNITTDKDHNRDRRTPSPATDKDHKRDHHTHSPTTDKDHNRDRHTHSPTTDKDHNRDRHTHSPTTDKDHDRDRHTHSPATDKDHNRDHHTHSPTTDKDHNRDHPSPELTTIVSVRPSLSPPSSPTLSPLPTPSTMVLSTSQTTASKPASSALSSRSTTSKFTSLTTRVPTQGLLSSTLGVTAIPNSPATNLTTRQPSTTRLPASVFLTGSITAHGSASFPTAGSSSTRGQSISSLVTSLPSSPGTCSVREFEEEVTYQGCTANVTVTRCEGVCASSASFNTDTMRVDAKCSCCRPLSSHEKQLVLPCPDPRVRGRRLTLTLQLFSGCACRSQRCGD; this is encoded by the exons ATGGCCGCTGGACAGCAAGTCTGGGCCCCAGGGCTCCCCTGGGCCAGTGCCCGGCATGAGAGGCCCCGGACGTCCACCTGGTCCC cccacctcctccaggaagccttcctgggctGCTCAGGGCCCTCCAACCTGACAGCCCCCCACAACCTG CTCCCGGGTCACACCCACGGCGGCCGGCAGCCCCTCACGGCCACCGGCGGAGAGCAAACACTCAGTACCCGCCACGTCCGCACCTGGAGCCACAAGCAGCCCGATAACCCCTGGCCTGGG gacaCAGGAGTGTCCGGAGACCACAGTCTGCCCCACCTGTCCCCTGATGTGTCCCGAGGCGTGGGCCCCCTGCAGGTGCTGGGACACACGGAGAACAGTTGGACGGGCCCGTGGGGGGAGGACCTGCTGGGAGACACCACAGCACCCAACGTGCAGGGCGCAGTCTGGAGAAGGGGACGGGGGAGGCTgtcagagggaaggggaggagccaGGGGACACCTGGGGGCCGTGTGCGGGACACCAAGGGCAGCCGACGCCAAGGCCCTGCGGTCGGGCGCCTGCCGGGCAGGGGCTAAAGCAGCTGGGGGCCCGGAAGG GGCTGagggccccacccaccagccttcCCTGGCCCTCCGTCTGGAGCTGCACGAGTCCCGCTGTGAGCAGGAGCTCCCCGAGGGCAGGGGGAGCCTCCACGGAGGCCCCTCGGCAACGCCCAGGCAGACGGCCAC TCCCGTGGAAAATTCGAAACACCTGTGCCCCGACCCGCGCctcaccctgaccctgaccctgaccctcgCCCTGACCCCTCGCATTGCGGGCGT GAGCCATGTCCTTCTGTCCTTCTCCCAGGGGGGTGTGGGCACAGCCCCTGCTTCTCTGCCTGAGCGGGCCGGGCACCCTGAGGCTGCACAGGAGATGCCCCCCCAAGGCTGCCCCATTCCTGCCGTGCCTGAAGCAAGTAGCTCAGAGCCATGTGGGTTCAGACAACCGTTAATTAGGGGCCCCGGGGCCCAGCAGGACCGCTCCGCCCCTCCCACGACCCGAAGTCCCAGGCGGCCAGCTGAGAAGGTGGTCTCCAACAACGAGCTGGCCAGCCAAGGCCCTGCACCCCAGGGAT GTGCCCACGCTGACTCGCTGGACCGACCCCCAGGGAGACCCCTGGCAATTGAGGTTTCACCGGAGATGTGTGCAGGGCCCCGGAGGGTGTGTGCCAGCCCCCTGCTCAGAG GTGCAGCAGCCTGCCCAGTGCCCCGTGGTGGCCGCTGTCCTCTCCGCGCCATGCTCGGGccccagctgctgctgcttctctcctGCGGGGGTGCCCTGCTCAGCGCCG GTCTGGACGACAGCTCCTTGGTGCCCCCAGGCCTCCGGAGGCTGAAGGACTCCCCGCAGACAG CTCCAGACAGGGGCTGGTGCTCCACGTGGGGGCCCGGCCACTTCACCACCTTCGACGGCCACACATATGACTTCTCGGGGACCTGCAACTACATCTTTGCGGCCATGTGCAAGGATGCCTCGTCCACCTTCGGCGTGCAGCTACGGCGAGGGCCCAGCGGGAACATCTCCCGGGTCATCGTGGAGCTGGGGGCCTCTGTGGTCACTGTGCGGAAGGCGGTCATCTCCATCAAGGACGTGGG GGTCGTCAGCCTGCCCTACACCAGCAACAGGCTCCAGATCACACCCTTCGGCCAGAGCGTGCGGCTGGTGGCCAAGCAGCTGGAGTTGGAGCTGGTGGTCATGTGGGGTCCAGGCGCCCACCTCATG GTCCTGGTGGAGAAGAAGCACATGGGCAAGATGTGTGGGCTGTGTGGGAACTTCGACGGCAACGAGGCCAATGAGTTTCTGAGCGAGGACG ggCAACTCCTGGAACCCCCTAAGTACGCCGCCCTCCAGAAGCTGGATGACCCCAACGAGATCTGTGCCTATGAGGCCATCCCCAGCCCCCGGGTCCCGCAGGCAGAGAAC GCCCAGACCTGCATCCAGTTGCTGACCCTGGTGTCCCGCGAGTGCAACGTGCCCAAGGAGCCCTTCCTGCTGAGCTGCCAGGCGGACATGGCCACGTGTGCCCAGCCCGGCCGGCACCACTGCAGCTGTGCCACGCTATCCGAGTACTCGCGCCAGTGCAGCATGGCTGGCCAGCCCGTCAACAGCTGGCGGGGCCCTGGCCTCTGTT CTGTGGGCCAGTGCCCAGCCAACCAGGTGTACCGGGAGTGCGGTGAGACCTGCGTGCAGACCTGCTCCAACCCGCGGCACAGCTGCTCCAGCTTCTGCACCTTCGGCTGCTTCTGCCCGGAAG GTATGGTTCTGGACGACATCTCCAAAAACCACAGCTGCGTGCCTGTCCCCCAGTGCCCCTGCATGCTCAGTGGGGTAGTCTTCGCCCCTGGGGAGGTCACGACAGCCGCCTGCCAGACCTG CCGGTGCTCTGGGGGCCGCTGGGAGTGCGTGGAGCAGCCCTGCCCCAGGCGCTGCGCCCTGGAGGGCGGCTCCTTCGTCACCACATTCGACGCCAGGCCCTACCGCTTCCACGGCACCTGCACCTACATCCTCCTCCAG AGCCCCCAGCTCCCCGACGGGGGCTCGCTCATGGCCGTGTACGACAAGTCTGGGTACTCGCACTCGGAGACATCGCTGGTCGCTGTCATCTACGTGTCCAGCCAG GACAAAATTGTGATTTCTCAGGACGAGGTGATCACCAACAACGGAGACACCAAGTGGCTGCCGTATGCGACTC GCAACATCACGGTCTTCAGACAGACATCCACCCACTTGCAAATGGTCACCACCTTCGGGCTGGAGCTCGTGATCCAGCTGTGGCCGTTGTTCCAAGTGTACATCACTGTCGGGCCCCAGTTCAGAGGCCAGACCAGAG GGCTCTGCGGCAACTTCAACGGGGACACGACGGACGACTTCACGACCAGCGTGGGCATCACCGAGGGCACCGCCTCGCTCTTCGTGGACTCCTGGCGGGCAGGGAACTGCCCAGCCGCGCGCGAGCGTGAGACCGACCCCTGCTCCATGAGCCAGCTCAACA AGGTGTGCGCGGAGACCCACTGCGCGGTGCTGGTGAAGAAGGGCACGGTGTTCGAGAAGTGCCATGCCGCCGTGGACCCCAAGCCCTTCTACAAG aggTGTGTGTACCAGGCCTGCAACTACGAGGAGACCTTCCCGCACATCTGCGCCGCCCTGGGCGACTACGCCCTCGCGTGCGCCTCACGGGGCGTCCTGCTCCAGGGCTGGAGGAGCCGCGTGGACAACTGCA GCACCCCTTGCACAGGCAACCAGACGTTCAGCTACGACAGCCAGGCCTGTGACCGCACGTGCCTGTCTCTGTCCGACCGCGAGGTCGAGTGCCACCCCAGCGCCGTGCCCGTGGACGGCTGCAACTGCCCCGAGGGCACCTACCTGAACCACAAGGCTGAGTGTGTGCGTGAGGCCCAGTGTCCCTGCCTCCTGGACAGCTCCAAGTTCATCCTGGCCGACCAGTCCACCATGGTCAATGGCGTCATCTG CTACTGCGCCAACGGGCGGCTGAGCTGCCCGGCACCGCCTCAGATGCTCTTGG CTACCTGCTCGGCCCCCAAGACGTTCCAGTCCTGCAACCAGTCCTCGGAGGACAAGTTCGGGGCAGCCTGCGCTCCCACCTGCCAGATGCTAGCCACCGGCACCCCCTGT GTGCCCACCAAGTGTGAGCCTGGCTGTGTCTGTGCCAAGGGGCTCTACGAGAACGCCGGCGGACAGTGTGTGCCCCCCGAGGAGTGCCCGTGCGAGTTTGCAGGTGTCTCCTATCCCCAGGGCGCCGAGCTCCACACGGACTGcaagagctg CATCTGCTCTAGGGGGACGTGGACGTGCCAGCAGAGTGCCCACTGCCCATCCACCTGCACCCTCTACGGGGAGGGCCACGTGGTCACCTTCGATGGGCAGCGCTTTGTGTTCGATGGCAACTGCGAGTATATCCTGGCCACA GACAGCTGTGGTGCCAGCGACTCGCAGCCCACCTTCAAGATCCTTACAGAGAATGTCGTGTGTGGGAAGTCGGGTGTCACCTGCTCACGGGCCATCAAGATCTTCCTGGGG GGCCTGTCCATCATGCTGGCGGATAGGAACTACACAGTCAGCGGGGAGGACCCCAGCGTGCACTTCCGGGTCAAGGCCAGCTCCATGCACCTGGTGCTGGACGCCACCATCAGCAGCACGTACAACCTGACCCTCACCTGGAACAAGCACATGACCGTCTTCATCAAGATCGCCCGTGCCTCCCAG GGCACCCTCTGCGGCCTGTGCGGCAACTACAACGGGAACATGAAGGACGACTTCCAGACACGCAGCAAGTACCTGGCGTCCAGCGAGCTGGAGTTCGTGAACTCCTGGAAGGAGAGCCCGCTGTGCGGGGACACCACCTTCACGCAGGACCCCTGCAGCCTCAACACCTTCCGTCGCTCCTGGGCGGAGCGCAAGTGCAGCATCATCAACAGCCAGACGTTCGCTGCCTGCCACGGCCAG GTGTACCACCTGCCTTACTATGAGGCCTGCGTGCGCGACACGTGTGGGTGTGACACCGGCGGGGACTGCGAGTGCCTGTGTGACGCTGTGGCCGCCTACGCCAAGGCCTGCGTGGACAAGGGCGTGTGCGTGGACTGGCGGTCCCCAGACTTCTGCC CCATCTACTGCGACTTCTACAACACCCACACGCAGGTGGGCGGCGGCAAGTACCAGTACGCCCAGGAGGCCAACTGTACATGGCACTACCAGCCGTGCCTCTGCCCCGCGTCACTGCGGAGCTTCCCGGGGACCAACATCGAAG GCTGCTACAACTGCTCCCAGAATGAGTACTTCGATCACGACAAGGGGATGTGCTTGCCATGCA ccgAAGGCTCTGAAGGGCCCAGGCAGGCGGAGACGGGGCCGGGAGGCAGCACCGCCAACCGCCCCTCCTCTTGCGGCGTCATCACCCACCGTGCCACTGCCCACGGCAG ATTCACCTCGAACCACCTCCACCGTCACCACACGGGCCACATCGGTGCCGGCCACCACGGCCACTCGAAGGCCAACAGCCACGGCACCCACCGTGACCCAAGCCACAACACAGCCCACAGGATCCTCCCACGACACAGCCACACGGTCCACAGCTCGGTCCACAGCGCGAACCACAGCAGCCCCGCCAACCCCGGCAACATCAGGGACCTCCACAGTGTCGCCCGCAA GTCCGCCCACGGGAACACCCTTCTGGACTGCCACCACCTACCCCACCCCATCACACCCACAGACGCTTCCCACCAACGTGTCACCATCTGCCACCTCCTTGGTGGCTCCAACCTCTCACCGAGTCACCACGTCAACAGAGTCCCACGCTACCTCCTCCAGCCCAAAGCCAACTGGCACCCCACCCACATCGACACATGTCCCTGTCACAGAAACAGAGCCTACACCCACAGCCCcaccactgacaaagaccacGACAGGTACCGCCACACCCACAGCCCcaccactgacaaagaccacaacagggacggccacacccacagccccgccactgacaaagaccacaacaggGACCGCCATACGCACAGCCCAGACCACAACAGGGACCACCACACCCACAGCCCtgccactgacaaagaccacaacagggagcaccacacccacagccccgccactgacaaagaccacagCAGGGACcgccacacccccagccccaccaccgacaaagaccacaacagagaccaccacacccccagccccaccactgacaaagaccacaacaggTACCACCACACCCAGAATATcaccactgacaaagaccacaacaggGACCGCTACATCCAGAACATcaccactgacaaagaccacaacaggTACCACCACACCCAGAATATcaccactgacaaagaccacaacagagaccactgcacccccagccccaccactgacaaagaccacaacagaGACCGCTGCACCCACAGCCCcaccactgacaaagaccacaacagggaccgccacacccacagccccgccACTGACAAAGACAACAGGAACCGCCATACGCACAGCCCAGACCACAACAGGGACCACCACACCCACAGCCCtgccactgacaaagaccacaacagggagcaccacacccacagccccgccactgacaaagaccacagCAGGGACcgccacacccccagccccaccaccgacaaagaccacaacagagaccaccacacccccagccccaccactgacaaagaccacaacaggTACCACCACACCCAGAATATcaccactgacaaagaccacaacaggGACCGCTACATCCAGAACATcaccactgacaaagaccacaacaggTACCACCACACCCAGAATATcaccactgacaaagaccacaacagagaccgctgcacccccagccccaccactgacaaagaccacaacagggaccgccacacccacagccccgccACTGACAGAGACCACAACAGGAACCGCCATACGCACAGCCCAGACCACAACAGGGACCACCACACCCACAGCCCTGCCACCGACAAAGACCACAACAGGGACCAccacacccacagccccgccACCAACCAAGACCACGATAGGGACTGCCACATCCACAGCCccgccactgacaaagaccacaacaggTACTGCCACACCCAGAACATcaccactgacaaagaccacaacagggaccgccacacccacagccccaccactgacaaagaccacaacagagaccgccacacccacagccccgccactgacaaagaccacaacaggGACCATCACACCCACAGCCCcaccactgacaaagaccacaacagaGACCGCTGCACCCCCAGCCCCGCTACTGACAAAGACCACAAGAGGGACCGCCGCACCCACAGCCCCGCCACTGACAAAGACTACAACAGGGACCGCAATAC ccccgccactgacaaagaccacaacagagaccaccacacccacagccccgccactgacaaagaccacaacagaGACCGCGACACCCACAGCCccgccactgacaaagaccacaacagagaccaccacacccacagccccgccactgacaaagaccacaacagagaccgccacacccacagccccgccactgacaaagaccacaacaggGACCACCACACCCAGAACCCcaccactgacaaagaccacaacaggAACTGCCACACCCAGAACCccgccactgacaaagaccacgACAGGGAGCACCACACCCACAACCCtgccactgacaaagaccacaacagaGACCGCCACACCCACAGCCCGGCCACTGACCAAGACCACATCAGGGACCGccacacccacagccccgccactgacaaagaccacaacagaGACCGCCGCACCCACAGCCccgccactgacaaagaccacaagAGGGACCACCACACCCAGAACCCcaccactgacaaagaccacaacagagaccgctgcaccaccagcctcaccactgacaaagaccacaacaggGACCGCCGCACCCACAGCCCcaccactgacaaagaccacaacagaGACCGCTGCACCCCCAGCCCCGCTACTGACAAAGACCACAAGAGGGACCGCCGCACCCACAGCCCCGCCACTGACAAAGACTACAACAGGGACCGCAATAC ccccgccactgacaaagaccacaacagagaccaccacacccacagccccgccactgacaaagaccacaacagaGACCGCGACACCCACAGCCccgccactgacaaagaccacaacagagaccaccacacccacagccccgccactgacaaagaccacaacagagaccgccacacccacagccccgccactgacaaagaccacaacaggGACCACCACACCCAGAACCCcaccactgacaaagaccacaacaggAACTGCCACACCCAGAACCccgccactgacaaagaccacgACAGGGAGCACCACACCCACAACCCtgccactgacaaagaccacaacagaGACCGCCACACCCACAGCCCGGCCACTGACCAAGACCACATCAGGGACCGccacacccacagccccgccactgacaaagaccacaacagaGACCGCCGCACCCACAGCCccgccactgacaaagaccacaagAGGGACCACCACACCCAGAACCCcaccactgacaaagaccacaacagagaccgctgcaccaccagcctcaccactgacaaagaccacaacaggGACCGCCGCACCCACAGCCCcaccactgacaaagaccacaacagaGACCGCTGCACCCCCAGCCCCGCTACTGACAAAGACCACAAGAGGGACCGCCGCACCCACAGCCccgccactgacaaagaccacaacagagaccaccacacccacagccccgccactgacaaagaccacaacagagaccgccacacccacagccccgccactgacaaagaccacaacaggGACCACCACACCCAGAACCCcaccactgacaaagaccacaacaggAACTGCCACACCCAGAACCccgccactgacaaagaccacgACAGGGAGCACCACACCCACAACCCtgccactgacaaagaccacaacagaGACCGCCACACCCACAGCCCGGCCACTGACCAAGACCACATCAGGGACCGccacacccacagccccgccactgacaaagaccacaacagaGACCGCCGCACCCACAGCCccgccactgacaaagaccacaagAGGGACCACCACACCCAGAACCCcaccactgacaaagaccacaacagaGACCGCCACACCCACAGCCCTGCCACTGACAAAAACCACAACAGGGACCGCCACACCCACAGCCCtgccactgacaaagaccacaacagagaccgccacacccacagccccgccactgacaaagaccacaagAGGGACCACCACACCCAGAACCccgccactgacaaagaccacaacagagaccaccacacccacagccccgccactgacaaagaccacaacacAGACCTccacacccacagccccgccACTGACCAAGACCACAACTGGGACCGCCACACCCAGAACCccgccactgacaaagaccacaacagtgacCGCCGCACCCACAGCCccgccactgacaaagaccacaagAGGGACCGCCACACCCACAGCCCcaccactgacaaagaccacaacaggGACCGCCACACCCAGAATATcaccactgacaaagaccacaacagagaccgccgcacccccagccccgccactgacaaagaccacaagAGGGACCACCACACCCACAGCCCcaccactgacaaagaccacaacagagaccggcacacccacagccccaccactgacaaagaccacaacagggaccgccacacccacagccccaccactgacaaagaccacGACAGGGACCGccacacccacagccccgccactgacaaagaccacaacagagaccgccacacccacagccccgccactgacaaagaccacaacacAGACCTccacacccacagccccgccACTGACCAAGACCACAACTGGGACCACCACACCCAGAACCccgccactgacaaagaccacaacagaGACCGCCGCACCCACAGCCccgccactgacaaagaccacaagAGGGACCGCCACACCCACAGCCCcaccactgacaaagaccacaacagggaccgccacacccacagccccgccactgacaaagaccacaacagagaccgccacacccacagccccgccactgacaaagaccacaagAGGGACCGCCACACCCACAGCCCcaccactgacaaagaccacaacaggGACCGCCACACCCAGAATATcaccactgacaaagaccacaacagagaccgccgcacccccagccccgccactgacaaagaccacaagAGGGACCACCACACCCACAGCCCCACCACGGACAAAGACCACAACAGAGACCGCCACACCCACAGCCCcaccactgacaaagaccacaacagggaccgccacacccacagccccaccactgacaaagaccacGACAGGGACCGccacacccacagccccgccactgacaaagaccacaacagagaccaccacacccacagccccaccactgacaaagaccacaacagaGACCACCCGAGCCCAGAACTCA CCACCATTGTGTCCGTCAggccctccctctcacccccatcctctcccacgctgtcccctctccccactcccagtaCCATGGTCCTGTCTACATCCCAGACCACAGCCAGCAAGCCCGCCTCCTCAGCTCTGTCCTCTCGGTCCACTACCTCAAAGTTCACCTCTCTCACGACCCGAGTCCCCACGCAGGGCCTCCTGTCTTCTACCCTGGGAGTGACAGCCATCCCAAATTCCCCAGCCACCAACCTCACCACCAGACAGCCAAGTACCACCAGGCTGCCGGCCAGCGTATTCCTGACCGGTTCCATCACTGCGCATGGAAGCGCCTCCTTTCCCACTGCCGGGTCCTCTTCCACCAGGGGCCAATCCATCTCCTCTCTCGTCACATCTCTACCCAGCTCTCCAG GGACCTGCAGCGTGAGGGAGTTTGAGGAAGAGGTCACTTACCAGGGGTGCACGGCCAACGTGACGGTGACCCGCTGCGAGGGCGTCTGCGCCTCCTCGGCCAG CTTCAACACTGACACCATGCGAGTGGACGCCAAGTGTAGCTGCTGCCGCCCCCTCAGCTCCCACGAGAAGCAGCTCGTGCTGCCCTGCCCGGACCCCAGGGTGAGGGGGCGGCGGCTGACGCTCACGCTGCAGCTGTTCAGCGGCTGCGCGTGCCGCTCCCAGCGCTGCGGAGACTAG